The following proteins come from a genomic window of Pseudomonas putida:
- the pcaF gene encoding 3-oxoadipyl-CoA thiolase, which produces MMRDVFICDAIRTPIGRFGGALAGVRADDLAAVPLKALIERNPGVQWDQVDEVFFGCANQAGEDNRNVARMALLLAGLPESIPGVTLNRLCASGMDAIGTAFRAIASGEMELAIAGGVESMSRAPFVMGKAESAYSRNMKLEDTTIGWRFINPLMKSQYGVDSMPETADNVADDYQVSRADQDAFALRSQQKAAAAQAAGFFAEEIVPVRIAHKKGETIVERDEHLRPETTLEALTKLRPVNGPDKTVTAGNASGVNDGAAALILASAEAVKKHGLTPRARVLGMASGGVAPRVMGIGPVPAVRKLTERLGVAMSDFDVIELNEAFASQGLAVLRELGVADDAPQVNPNGGAIALGHPLGMSGARLVLTALHQLEKSGGRKGLATMCVGVGQGLALAIERV; this is translated from the coding sequence TTGATGCGCGACGTATTTATCTGTGACGCTATCCGCACCCCCATCGGCCGCTTCGGCGGCGCCCTGGCCGGCGTGCGTGCCGATGATCTGGCCGCTGTACCGCTCAAGGCGCTGATCGAGCGCAACCCGGGTGTGCAGTGGGATCAGGTCGACGAAGTGTTTTTTGGCTGTGCCAACCAGGCCGGTGAAGATAACCGCAACGTGGCACGCATGGCCCTTCTGCTGGCGGGCCTGCCCGAGAGTATTCCGGGCGTTACCCTGAACCGGCTGTGCGCCTCGGGTATGGACGCCATCGGTACTGCATTCCGTGCCATTGCCAGCGGCGAGATGGAGCTGGCCATTGCCGGCGGCGTCGAGTCCATGTCGCGCGCGCCGTTTGTCATGGGCAAAGCCGAGAGCGCTTACTCGCGCAACATGAAGCTTGAAGACACGACCATCGGCTGGCGCTTCATCAACCCGCTGATGAAGAGCCAGTACGGTGTGGATTCCATGCCTGAAACCGCTGATAACGTCGCAGACGATTACCAGGTTTCGCGTGCCGACCAGGATGCATTCGCCCTGCGCAGCCAACAGAAGGCCGCAGCAGCACAGGCTGCCGGCTTCTTCGCCGAAGAAATCGTGCCTGTGCGTATCGCCCACAAGAAGGGCGAAACCATCGTCGAGCGAGATGAGCATCTGCGCCCGGAAACCACCCTCGAGGCACTGACCAAGCTCAGGCCGGTCAACGGCCCGGATAAGACGGTCACCGCTGGCAATGCCTCGGGCGTGAACGACGGTGCTGCTGCACTGATCCTGGCCTCGGCTGAAGCGGTGAAGAAGCACGGCCTGACCCCGCGTGCCCGTGTTCTGGGGATGGCCAGCGGCGGTGTCGCACCACGGGTAATGGGCATTGGCCCGGTACCGGCGGTGCGCAAGCTGACCGAGCGCCTGGGTGTGGCCATGAGCGATTTCGATGTGATCGAGCTCAACGAAGCGTTTGCCAGCCAAGGCCTGGCGGTGCTGCGTGAGCTGGGCGTGGCCGATGATGCGCCGCAGGTGAACCCCAACGGCGGTGCAATTGCCCTGGGCCACCCGCTGGGCATGAGTGGTGCGCGCCTGGTGCTGACCGCACTGCACCAACTGGAGAAGAGCGGTGGGCGCAAGGGCTTGGCGACCATGTGTGTCGGTGTTGGCCAAGGTCTGGCGTTGGCCATCGAGCGGGTTTGA
- a CDS encoding methyl-accepting chemotaxis protein, translating to MTNSDEQSNRTNSVAAAINELGAAAQEIAGNAAQASQHASSARLLAEEGQQVVTRNIEAMNRLSDLIVTSSAHIETLNSKTVNIGQILEVITSISQQTNLLALNAAIEAARAGEAGRGFAVVADEVRNLAHRTQESAQQVQAMIEELQVGARESVDTMGQSQRHSQDSMAIANQAGERLDSVTVRIGEIDGMNQSVATATEEQTAVVDSINMDINEINMLNQEGVENLQATLRACSDLEQQATRLKQLVGSFRI from the coding sequence ATGACCAACTCGGACGAGCAGTCCAACCGCACCAACAGCGTTGCCGCGGCCATCAATGAACTGGGTGCCGCCGCCCAGGAAATCGCCGGCAATGCCGCCCAGGCCTCGCAGCATGCAAGCTCTGCACGGCTGCTGGCTGAAGAAGGTCAGCAGGTAGTGACGCGCAATATCGAGGCGATGAATCGCCTGTCGGACCTGATCGTCACCTCCAGCGCGCACATCGAGACGCTCAACAGCAAGACGGTGAACATCGGCCAGATCCTCGAAGTGATCACCAGTATCTCCCAGCAGACCAACCTGCTGGCGCTGAACGCCGCCATCGAAGCCGCACGGGCTGGAGAAGCCGGGCGCGGTTTTGCCGTGGTCGCAGACGAAGTGCGTAACCTGGCGCACCGTACCCAGGAGTCGGCGCAACAGGTACAGGCGATGATCGAGGAACTGCAGGTTGGTGCGCGCGAGTCGGTCGATACCATGGGCCAGAGCCAGCGCCACAGCCAAGACAGCATGGCGATCGCCAACCAGGCGGGTGAGCGACTGGACAGCGTGACCGTGCGCATCGGTGAAATCGACGGCATGAACCAGTCGGTGGCCACTGCAACCGAAGAGCAGACAGCCGTGGTCGACTCGATCAACATGGACATCAATGAGATCAACATGCTCAACCAGGAAGGGGTCGAGAACCTGCAAGCTACCCTGCGTGCGTGCTCGGACCTGGAGCAGCAGGCCACCCGCCTCAAACAGCTGGTAGGCAGCTTCCGCATCTAG
- a CDS encoding MFS transporter has product MNKPQSVGNCLDVQSFINEQPLSRYQWRAVILCFLIVFLDGLDTAAMGFIAPALSQEWGIDRASLGPVMSAALIGMVFGALGSGPLADRFGRKVVLVGAVLVFGGFSLASAYASNVDQLLMLRFLTGLGLGAGMPNATTLLSEYTPERLKSLLVTSMFCGFNLGMAGGGFISAKMIPAYGWHSLLVVGGVLPLLLVVVLMVWLPESARFLVVRNRGTDKVRKTLAPIAPAVVAQAASFSVPEQKAVAARNVFAVIFSGAYGLGTMLLWLTYFMGLVIVYLLTSWLPTLMRDSGASMEQAAFIGALFQFGGVLSAVAVGWAMDRYNPHKVIGIFYLLAGVFAYAVGQSLGNITVLATLVLVAGMCVNGAQSAMPSLAARFYPTQARATGVSWMLGIGRFGAILGAWSGATLLGLGWNFEQVLTALLVPAALATVGVIVKGLVSHADAT; this is encoded by the coding sequence ATGAACAAGCCACAATCTGTCGGGAACTGCCTCGACGTTCAATCATTCATCAATGAACAACCGCTGTCGCGCTATCAATGGCGCGCGGTGATCCTTTGCTTCCTGATTGTCTTCCTCGATGGTCTGGATACTGCGGCCATGGGCTTTATCGCTCCGGCATTGTCCCAGGAATGGGGCATCGACCGCGCCAGCCTTGGCCCGGTGATGAGCGCCGCATTGATCGGGATGGTGTTCGGTGCCTTGGGGTCTGGGCCGCTGGCCGACCGCTTTGGCCGCAAGGTCGTGCTGGTAGGTGCGGTATTGGTGTTCGGTGGTTTCAGCCTGGCCTCGGCCTACGCCAGCAACGTCGACCAGTTGCTGATGCTGCGCTTTCTGACCGGCCTCGGGCTGGGTGCCGGCATGCCCAATGCCACCACGCTGCTTTCCGAATACACCCCGGAGCGCCTCAAGTCGCTGTTGGTGACCAGCATGTTCTGCGGTTTCAACCTGGGCATGGCCGGTGGTGGGTTCATTTCCGCGAAGATGATCCCGGCCTACGGCTGGCATAGCCTGTTGGTGGTGGGCGGTGTGCTGCCGCTGCTGCTGGTTGTGGTGCTGATGGTCTGGCTGCCTGAGTCGGCACGCTTTCTGGTTGTACGCAACCGCGGTACCGACAAGGTGCGCAAGACCCTGGCGCCGATTGCACCGGCCGTCGTTGCGCAGGCAGCCAGCTTCAGTGTGCCGGAACAGAAGGCTGTGGCCGCGCGCAACGTGTTCGCAGTGATCTTCTCCGGCGCCTATGGCCTGGGGACGATGCTGCTGTGGCTGACCTACTTCATGGGCCTGGTCATCGTCTACCTGCTGACCAGCTGGCTGCCGACGCTGATGCGTGACAGCGGCGCAAGCATGGAGCAGGCCGCGTTCATCGGTGCGCTGTTCCAGTTCGGTGGCGTACTCAGTGCCGTGGCAGTAGGCTGGGCCATGGACCGTTACAACCCGCACAAGGTCATCGGTATCTTCTACTTGCTGGCTGGCGTGTTCGCTTATGCGGTAGGGCAGAGCCTGGGCAACATTACCGTGCTTGCCACTCTGGTGCTGGTAGCCGGGATGTGTGTGAACGGCGCGCAATCGGCCATGCCTTCGCTGGCGGCGCGGTTCTATCCGACCCAAGCGCGTGCCACCGGTGTTTCCTGGATGCTCGGCATCGGCCGCTTTGGCGCGATCCTCGGCGCCTGGAGTGGTGCGACCCTGCTTGGCCTGGGCTGGAACTTCGAGCAGGTGCTGACGGCATTGCTGGTGCCAGCTGCGCTGGCCACGGTAGGCGTGATCGTGAAAGGCCTGGTGAGCCACGCCGACGCGACCTGA
- the pcaR gene encoding pca regulon transcriptional regulator PcaR: MSDEIPANESASPESVRPSAPALAPPIVASPAKRIQAFTGDPDFMTSLARGLAVIQAFQERKRHLTIAQISHRTEIPRAAVRRCLHTLIKLGYATTDGRTYSLLPKVLTLGHAYLSSTPLAMSAQPYLDRISDQLHEAANMATLEGDDILYIARSATVERLISVDLSVGGRLPAYCTSMGRILLAAMDDTSLREYLDRADLKARTSRTLHDPESLFACIQQVREQGWCVVDQELEQGLRSIAVPIYDASGQVLAALNVSTHVGRVSRSELEQRFLPILLASSRDLCHQLFG, translated from the coding sequence ATGAGTGACGAAATCCCGGCCAACGAATCTGCCAGCCCGGAGTCGGTACGCCCGAGCGCCCCTGCCTTGGCGCCGCCGATCGTGGCCTCCCCAGCCAAGCGTATTCAGGCATTTACTGGTGACCCGGACTTCATGACCTCGCTGGCGCGGGGCCTTGCCGTGATCCAGGCATTTCAGGAGCGCAAGCGCCATCTGACCATCGCTCAGATCAGCCACCGCACCGAGATCCCACGAGCGGCGGTGCGTCGTTGCCTGCATACGCTGATCAAGCTCGGCTACGCCACGACCGACGGGCGTACCTATTCGCTGCTGCCCAAGGTGCTGACCCTCGGCCATGCCTACCTTTCGTCGACGCCCCTGGCGATGTCGGCCCAGCCCTATCTGGACCGCATCAGCGATCAATTGCACGAGGCTGCCAACATGGCCACCCTCGAAGGCGACGATATTCTTTATATAGCCCGCTCGGCCACTGTGGAGCGGTTGATATCGGTCGATCTGTCAGTCGGTGGGCGGCTGCCGGCCTACTGCACGTCGATGGGGCGCATTCTGTTGGCAGCGATGGACGACACCAGCTTGCGCGAGTACCTCGACCGCGCCGACCTCAAGGCTCGCACCAGCCGTACCTTGCATGATCCGGAGTCGCTGTTCGCTTGTATTCAGCAGGTGCGTGAGCAGGGCTGGTGCGTAGTCGACCAGGAACTGGAGCAGGGGCTGCGCTCGATTGCTGTGCCGATCTATGATGCTTCCGGGCAGGTACTTGCGGCGTTGAATGTCAGTACCCATGTGGGGCGTGTGAGCCGAAGCGAGCTGGAACAGCGGTTCTTACCGATCCTGCTGGCATCCAGTCGCGATCTTTGCCATCAGTTGTTTGGCTGA
- a CDS encoding MFS family transporter — protein MTSTYYTGEERSKRIFAIVGASSGNLVEWFDFYVYAFCAIYFAPAFFPSDDPTVQLLNTAGVFAAGFLMRPIGGWIFGRLADRHGRKNSLMISVLMMCFGSLMIACLPTYSSIGTWAPALLLLARLIQGLSVGGEYGTTATYMSEVALRGQRGFFASFQYVTLIGGQLLAVLVVVILQQLLTEDELRAWGWRIPFVVGSIAALISLMLRRSLHETSSAETRKDKDAGSIKGLFRNHTAAFITVLGYTAGGSLIFYTFTTYMQKYLVNTAGMTAKNASFVMTGALFLYMVMQPFFGMLSDRIGRRNSMLLFGALGTLFTVPLLMALKTVSSPFMAFVLVTLALCIVSFYTSISGLVKAEMFPPQVRALGVGLAYAVANAMFGGSAEYVALGLKSLGMENTFYWYVTAMMAIAFLFSLRLPKQAAYLHHDD, from the coding sequence ATGACCTCAACCTATTACACCGGCGAAGAGCGCAGTAAGCGCATCTTCGCCATCGTCGGTGCCTCTTCAGGCAACCTGGTGGAATGGTTCGACTTCTATGTCTACGCCTTCTGTGCAATCTATTTTGCCCCGGCCTTCTTCCCCTCTGACGACCCCACTGTTCAATTGCTCAATACCGCTGGCGTGTTCGCCGCTGGCTTCCTGATGCGGCCTATCGGTGGCTGGATCTTCGGTCGCCTGGCGGACCGCCATGGCCGCAAGAATTCCCTGATGATCTCGGTGCTGATGATGTGCTTCGGCTCCTTGATGATTGCCTGTTTACCCACCTACTCGAGCATTGGCACCTGGGCCCCGGCGCTGCTGTTGCTGGCCCGTTTGATCCAGGGCCTGTCGGTAGGCGGTGAGTACGGCACTACCGCGACCTACATGAGTGAAGTAGCGCTGCGCGGCCAGCGCGGCTTCTTTGCTTCCTTCCAGTACGTCACGCTGATCGGTGGCCAACTGCTTGCCGTGCTGGTGGTGGTGATCCTCCAACAATTGCTGACCGAAGACGAACTGCGCGCCTGGGGCTGGCGCATTCCGTTCGTGGTCGGTTCCATTGCTGCGCTGATCTCGCTGATGCTGCGCCGCTCGCTGCACGAGACCAGCAGCGCCGAAACCCGCAAGGACAAGGACGCTGGCTCCATCAAAGGCCTGTTCCGCAACCACACGGCTGCCTTCATCACCGTGCTCGGCTATACCGCCGGTGGCTCGCTGATCTTCTATACCTTCACTACGTACATGCAGAAGTACCTGGTCAACACTGCGGGCATGACCGCGAAGAACGCCAGCTTCGTGATGACCGGCGCCTTGTTCCTGTACATGGTGATGCAGCCGTTCTTCGGCATGCTCTCCGACCGTATCGGGCGACGTAACTCGATGCTGCTGTTCGGTGCCTTGGGGACGCTGTTCACCGTGCCGTTGCTGATGGCGTTGAAGACCGTCAGCAGCCCGTTCATGGCCTTCGTACTGGTGACCCTGGCACTGTGCATCGTCAGTTTCTACACCTCGATCAGTGGCCTGGTGAAGGCCGAGATGTTCCCGCCGCAGGTGCGTGCGCTTGGTGTAGGCCTGGCTTACGCGGTAGCCAACGCAATGTTCGGCGGCTCGGCCGAGTATGTGGCCCTGGGCTTGAAAAGCCTGGGTATGGAGAACACCTTTTACTGGTACGTGACGGCGATGATGGCAATCGCGTTCCTGTTCAGCCTGCGTCTGCCTAAACAGGCGGCGTACCTGCACCATGATGATTAA
- a CDS encoding glycosyltransferase family 4 protein — protein sequence MLIVHIADITMFYAPASGGVRTYLDAKHHRLDAIEGVRHSLLIPGASARQEDGIYQVPAPPLPFGKGYRFPVRLAPWCNVLRGLKPDLIEVGDPYLTAWAALEARRQLDVPVIGFYHSDLPLLVSNRMGNWFTPNVEAYVSKLYGNFDRVLAPSQVMADKLRRLGVRDVHVQRLGVDLATFNPQHRDPQLRAELGIPDTTRLLIFAGRGSREKNLPVLLDCIQRLGRPYHLLLVGSNMPANVPDNVSVINHFCAPQDVARLVASADLLVHAGDQETFGLVILEAMASATPVVAVHAGAFGEIVNEQCGRLCRANDGQAMATAVREVFEAGVRKLGAQARCHVEQHYSWDNVVAGLLQHYQAVLGHQPQVRAHA from the coding sequence ATGCTGATCGTGCACATCGCTGACATCACCATGTTCTACGCCCCGGCCAGCGGCGGCGTACGCACTTATCTTGATGCCAAACACCACCGTCTCGACGCCATTGAGGGCGTACGCCACAGCCTGTTGATTCCCGGAGCCAGCGCTCGCCAGGAAGACGGCATCTATCAGGTTCCGGCTCCACCCCTGCCGTTCGGCAAAGGCTACCGCTTCCCGGTGCGGCTGGCCCCCTGGTGCAATGTACTGCGCGGCCTCAAGCCCGACCTCATCGAGGTGGGTGACCCCTACCTGACCGCCTGGGCGGCCCTTGAGGCGCGGCGTCAGCTGGATGTACCCGTGATCGGTTTCTATCACTCCGACTTGCCGCTGCTGGTCAGCAACCGTATGGGCAACTGGTTCACGCCAAATGTCGAAGCCTATGTCAGCAAGCTGTACGGAAATTTCGACCGAGTGCTGGCGCCCAGCCAGGTGATGGCCGACAAACTTCGCCGCCTGGGCGTGCGCGATGTCCATGTGCAGCGCCTGGGCGTCGATCTGGCCACGTTCAACCCGCAACACCGTGACCCGCAACTGCGCGCCGAACTGGGTATCCCCGATACCACCCGCCTGCTGATCTTCGCCGGCCGTGGCTCGCGGGAAAAAAACCTGCCCGTGCTACTCGATTGCATACAGCGCCTTGGCCGCCCTTACCACCTGTTGCTGGTGGGCTCGAACATGCCAGCCAACGTCCCTGACAACGTCAGCGTGATCAATCACTTCTGCGCGCCACAGGACGTCGCCAGGCTGGTGGCCAGCGCAGACCTGCTGGTGCATGCCGGCGACCAGGAAACCTTCGGCCTGGTCATCCTTGAAGCAATGGCCAGCGCCACTCCCGTGGTGGCCGTGCACGCCGGGGCCTTCGGCGAGATCGTCAATGAGCAGTGCGGGCGCCTGTGCCGGGCAAACGATGGGCAGGCCATGGCCACTGCAGTGCGTGAGGTGTTCGAAGCCGGCGTGCGCAAGCTCGGGGCCCAGGCCCGCTGCCATGTGGAGCAGCATTATTCATGGGATAATGTCGTCGCCGGTCTGCTGCAGCACTATCAAGCGGTGCTTGGCCATCAACCGCAGGTACGCGCCCATGCTTGA
- a CDS encoding inorganic phosphate transporter gives MIDLFSGLDAWVLVSLLLALTFVLAFEFINGFHDTANAVATVIYTKAMPPHLAVFFSGVFNFLGVLLGGVGVAYAIVHLLPVELLINVNTGHGLAMVFSLLAAAITWNLGTWYFGIPASSSHTLIGSILGVGLANALISDIPLGDGVNWQKAIDIAMSLVISPMAGFAVAALLLLGLKWWRPLSKMHKTPEQRRKLDDKKHPPFWNRLVLVISAMGVSFVHGSNDGQKGIGLIMLVLIGIVPAKFVLDLNSTTYQIERTRDATMHLSQFYQRNAATLGEFLALGKAQASDLPEQFSCNPQQTEPTIAALQSSLQGVTDYRALEADKRVEVRRYLLCLDDTAKKVGKLPGLDAREKADLDKLRKDLTATTEYAPFWVIVAVALALGLGTMVGWKRVVLTVGEKIGKQGMTYAQGMSAQITAACAIGMANVFALPVSTTHVLSSGVAGTMVANKSGLQGGTVKTILLAWVLTLPATMGLAAGLFWLASKAIG, from the coding sequence ATGATCGATTTATTCAGCGGACTGGATGCCTGGGTATTGGTGAGCCTGCTGCTCGCCCTGACCTTCGTGCTCGCATTCGAGTTCATCAATGGCTTTCATGACACCGCCAACGCGGTAGCCACCGTCATCTATACCAAAGCCATGCCACCACACCTGGCCGTGTTCTTCTCCGGGGTGTTCAACTTCCTTGGCGTTCTGCTGGGCGGTGTCGGGGTGGCTTACGCCATCGTTCACCTGCTGCCGGTCGAGCTGCTGATCAATGTGAACACCGGGCATGGCCTGGCCATGGTCTTCTCGTTGCTGGCTGCGGCCATCACCTGGAACCTGGGCACCTGGTATTTCGGCATCCCGGCCTCGAGTTCGCACACCCTGATCGGTTCGATCCTTGGCGTGGGCCTGGCCAATGCCCTGATCAGCGACATTCCCTTGGGTGACGGCGTCAACTGGCAGAAGGCGATCGACATCGCCATGTCACTGGTCATTTCGCCCATGGCCGGCTTTGCTGTCGCTGCGCTGTTGCTGCTCGGCCTGAAATGGTGGCGCCCGCTGTCGAAGATGCACAAGACACCGGAACAGCGCCGCAAGCTCGACGACAAGAAGCATCCACCCTTCTGGAACCGCCTGGTGTTGGTGATTTCGGCAATGGGCGTGAGCTTCGTACACGGCTCCAACGATGGCCAGAAAGGCATCGGCCTGATCATGCTGGTACTGATCGGCATTGTTCCGGCCAAGTTCGTGCTCGACCTGAACAGCACTACCTACCAGATCGAGCGCACCCGCGACGCAACGATGCACCTGAGCCAGTTCTACCAGCGCAACGCCGCCACCCTGGGCGAGTTCCTGGCACTGGGCAAGGCACAGGCCAGCGACCTCCCGGAGCAGTTCAGTTGCAACCCGCAGCAGACCGAGCCCACCATCGCAGCATTGCAATCCTCGCTGCAGGGCGTGACCGATTACCGTGCCCTGGAAGCCGACAAGCGCGTGGAAGTGCGCCGCTACCTGCTCTGCCTGGATGACACGGCGAAAAAGGTCGGCAAGCTGCCGGGGCTGGATGCACGTGAAAAGGCCGACCTCGACAAGTTGCGCAAGGACCTCACCGCCACCACCGAATATGCCCCGTTCTGGGTAATCGTTGCCGTCGCCCTGGCTCTGGGCCTGGGCACCATGGTCGGCTGGAAACGCGTGGTACTGACCGTAGGCGAGAAGATCGGCAAACAGGGCATGACCTATGCCCAGGGCATGTCGGCCCAGATCACCGCAGCATGCGCCATTGGCATGGCCAACGTGTTCGCCCTGCCGGTTTCGACCACCCACGTGCTGTCGTCCGGCGTGGCCGGCACCATGGTTGCCAACAAGAGCGGCCTGCAAGGCGGCACAGTAAAAACCATCCTGCTGGCCTGGGTATTGACCCTGCCGGCGACGATGGGCCTGGCGGCTGGCTTGTTCTGGCTGGCATCCAAGGCTATCGGCTGA
- a CDS encoding helicase HerA-like domain-containing protein, with the protein MSETSTIVLGAGPDGQPVHQAMRLANRHGLVAGATGTGKTVTLQHLAEIFSDAGVAVFAADVKGDLCGVGAAGAPQGKVAERIAGMPWLGYKAQAYPLSLWDIAGQSGHPLRTTLSEMGPLLLGNLLELTDSQQAALYAAFKVADRDGLLLLDLKDLKALLAHLKDNPQLLGEDSALMTTASTQALLRRLATLEQQGAEALFGEPALQLEDLLRTDADGRGRIHLLDASRLVHEAPKVYATFLLWLLAELFEQLPERGDADKPVLALFFDEAHLLFNGTPKALQDRLEQVVRLIRSKGVGVFFVTQSPGDLPDSVLAQLGLRIQHGLRAFTAKEQKSLRAVADGFRPNPAFDTLAVLTELGIGEALVGTLEERGTPAMVQRVLIAPPQSRIGPLSVAERSALIAASPLAGRYDKPIDRESAYEMLARRKGEAVEPVPVPKADEDSLVDKAGDFLQSAAGQAIKSAVRQAANQLGRQLVRGLMGSLLGGKKR; encoded by the coding sequence ATGTCGGAAACTTCGACCATAGTTTTAGGTGCCGGCCCAGATGGCCAGCCTGTGCATCAAGCCATGCGCCTGGCTAACCGCCATGGGTTGGTCGCCGGTGCCACCGGTACCGGCAAGACCGTAACCTTGCAGCACCTGGCGGAAATATTCAGTGATGCCGGCGTGGCAGTGTTCGCTGCCGATGTCAAAGGAGACCTGTGCGGTGTCGGTGCGGCTGGAGCGCCCCAGGGCAAGGTGGCCGAGCGCATCGCCGGCATGCCCTGGTTGGGGTACAAGGCGCAGGCCTATCCGTTGAGCCTATGGGATATCGCCGGGCAGTCCGGCCACCCGCTGCGCACTACTCTTAGTGAGATGGGGCCGCTGTTGCTTGGCAATCTGCTAGAGCTGACCGACAGCCAGCAGGCTGCGTTGTATGCCGCATTCAAGGTGGCCGACCGTGACGGGTTGCTGCTGCTCGATCTCAAGGACCTCAAGGCGCTGCTGGCACACCTTAAAGACAATCCCCAGTTGCTGGGCGAAGACAGTGCGCTTATGACCACGGCCTCGACCCAGGCACTCTTGCGTCGTTTGGCAACGCTGGAGCAGCAGGGCGCCGAAGCGCTGTTCGGTGAGCCGGCATTGCAACTGGAGGACCTATTGCGCACGGACGCTGATGGTCGTGGGCGAATTCATCTGCTCGATGCCAGCCGGTTGGTGCATGAGGCCCCGAAGGTATACGCCACCTTCCTGCTGTGGCTGCTGGCCGAGCTGTTCGAGCAATTGCCGGAGCGAGGCGATGCCGACAAGCCGGTGCTTGCGCTGTTTTTCGACGAAGCGCACCTACTGTTCAACGGTACCCCGAAAGCTCTGCAGGATCGCTTGGAACAGGTGGTTAGGCTCATTCGCTCCAAGGGCGTGGGGGTATTCTTTGTCACCCAGTCGCCGGGCGATCTGCCCGACAGCGTTCTGGCCCAATTGGGGTTGCGCATACAGCATGGGCTACGGGCCTTTACCGCCAAAGAGCAAAAATCGCTGCGGGCCGTGGCAGACGGCTTCCGCCCCAATCCGGCATTCGACACTCTGGCAGTGCTGACCGAGCTGGGGATTGGCGAGGCTCTGGTGGGTACGCTTGAAGAAAGGGGGACGCCGGCGATGGTTCAGCGGGTGTTGATTGCGCCGCCGCAATCGCGAATCGGGCCGTTGAGTGTGGCCGAGCGTAGTGCGCTGATAGCAGCGTCACCGCTGGCGGGGCGCTATGACAAGCCGATTGACCGGGAGTCGGCGTATGAAATGCTGGCCCGGCGCAAAGGTGAGGCGGTAGAGCCGGTACCGGTGCCCAAGGCGGATGAAGACAGCTTGGTCGACAAGGCCGGGGATTTCTTGCAGAGCGCGGCGGGGCAGGCGATCAAGTCCGCGGTTCGTCAGGCGGCCAATCAGTTGGGGCGCCAACTGGTGCGGGGGTTGATGGGGTCGTTGCTCGGGGGCAAGAAGCGTTAG